From the genome of Streptomyces sp. NBC_01317, one region includes:
- a CDS encoding prephenate dehydrogenase: MAQQLIRSAAVVGTGLIGTSIALALQDQGITPYLIDANPEAARTAAGLGAGVVGRPRVPVDLAVIAVPPQRVAASLRKHQSGRLAHDFTDVSSVKVRPQEEAAELGCDLVRFVGGHPMAGRERSGPLAAQVDLFRGRPWVLTPTETTGDRAVGRTRALAELCGARPVVMDAAQHDRAVALVSHTPHLIASILSGRLLRGEDSHLQLAGQGLRDATRIAGGDADLWTDILSSNAAAVAEVLTDLVLDLDAAVDALRELAKNPSEPGLAGLSHLKDVLVRGARGRGLIQEGAPGGPSGMAVGA; the protein is encoded by the coding sequence GTGGCGCAGCAGCTGATACGCAGCGCCGCGGTGGTCGGAACCGGCCTGATCGGTACGTCGATCGCCCTGGCGCTGCAGGACCAAGGCATCACCCCCTATCTCATCGACGCGAACCCGGAGGCCGCCCGTACCGCGGCCGGCCTCGGCGCGGGAGTGGTCGGGCGGCCTCGTGTCCCCGTGGACCTGGCCGTCATCGCCGTACCTCCGCAACGCGTCGCCGCCTCCCTGCGCAAGCACCAGTCGGGGAGACTGGCCCACGACTTCACCGACGTCTCGAGCGTCAAGGTCCGGCCGCAGGAGGAGGCGGCGGAGCTGGGCTGCGACCTGGTCCGGTTCGTGGGCGGTCATCCGATGGCGGGCCGGGAGAGGTCCGGCCCGCTGGCGGCACAGGTCGACCTCTTCCGGGGCAGACCCTGGGTGCTGACCCCGACCGAGACCACCGGTGACCGGGCGGTTGGCCGGACCCGGGCACTCGCCGAACTCTGCGGAGCGCGCCCGGTGGTGATGGACGCCGCCCAGCACGATCGGGCGGTGGCCCTCGTCTCGCACACCCCGCACCTGATCGCGAGCATCCTCTCGGGGCGGCTGCTGCGCGGCGAGGACTCCCATCTGCAGCTCGCCGGGCAGGGACTGCGGGACGCCACCCGGATCGCGGGAGGTGACGCCGACCTGTGGACCGACATCCTCAGCTCGAACGCGGCCGCGGTCGCCGAGGTGCTGACGGATCTGGTCCTGGACCTGGACGCGGCCGTGGACGCCCTGCGGGAACTGGCGAAAAACCCGTCGGAACCCGGCCTGGCCGGCCTGTCCCACCTCAAGGACGTGCTGGTCCGCGGTGCGCGAGGACGCGGACTGATCCAGGAGGGGGCCCCCGGTGGCCCGAGCGGTATGGCAGTGGGGGCATGA
- a CDS encoding TetR/AcrR family transcriptional regulator has product MARSGTDARIERGNQTRRTILHRAVGIASVEGLEGLSLGRLASELNLSKSGVFDLFGSKEELQLATVRAAVKVFIEHVVQPARDAPAGLGRLERLCHNWLVYSAQRVFPGGCFFYSVTAEYDARQGKVHDAVASAHGNWFSLVEQMVDQAKETGEVRTATDSPQLAFELVALLEMANAESVLHGNFSCYARAADGIISRLRSVATDPSALPDTLELEPPVPADPRA; this is encoded by the coding sequence TTGGCAAGGTCAGGTACGGACGCACGGATCGAACGAGGCAATCAGACTCGTCGCACGATCCTCCATCGAGCCGTCGGGATCGCCTCCGTCGAAGGCCTCGAGGGCCTGTCGCTCGGCCGCCTGGCGAGCGAGCTCAACCTCAGCAAGAGCGGCGTGTTCGACCTGTTCGGGTCGAAGGAGGAGCTGCAGCTCGCCACCGTGCGCGCAGCCGTCAAGGTCTTCATCGAGCATGTGGTGCAGCCCGCCCGGGACGCTCCCGCCGGCCTCGGCCGGCTGGAGCGCCTGTGCCACAACTGGCTCGTCTACTCGGCGCAGCGCGTCTTCCCCGGCGGGTGCTTCTTCTACTCGGTCACGGCGGAGTACGACGCCCGCCAGGGCAAGGTGCACGACGCCGTGGCGAGCGCGCACGGCAACTGGTTCTCCCTGGTCGAACAGATGGTTGACCAGGCCAAAGAGACGGGTGAGGTCCGCACCGCCACGGACTCCCCCCAACTCGCCTTCGAGCTCGTCGCACTCCTGGAGATGGCCAACGCCGAATCCGTACTGCACGGGAACTTCAGCTGCTACGCCAGAGCCGCCGACGGCATCATCAGCCGGCTGCGCAGCGTCGCGACGGACCCGTCCGCGCTGCCCGACACCCTCGAACTCGAACCACCCGTGCCCGCGGATCCGCGGGCCTGA
- a CDS encoding class I adenylate-forming enzyme family protein, whose translation MPGNGIGITKNLLANSQVVGNDKVNHRRGELSAAGLSHILRLVGITMGGTALKRSVRGEGAWIDDILLKGDSRRTALHLGRPVSLMELRRLVVDQQDRLEAAGLRAGGTLALRMPPSLACIVGMLAGWRAGAQVALLDHRFTTHEVGKAIARLSPQLVVEPVEEGTGRLRGYFEVTTRITPLRGGRPAATEHALLQLSSGSTGPSKVIGRTVGSLLEELDRYSRLDNFPGHGERTVVLASIVHVLGLVGGLLQGLAAGSEVVLASTQTVEGVLKAIAAGDAPTTVLGVPSQAALLTASQNPPRLSQLRRMIVGGEMVRTDVWERFTRNYHADLGVMYGMTEVGVIATDLTGSTRPGLAPAPGMRVRVEDGQILLGLTANPYVGKADPARFVDGWLRTKDAGTIDESTGLLTVQGRLDSQVSIGGLKVDLSEVEETLTSLPGVTEAVVVHGTGIEAFVSVTDREVFDGLGAQLAARLAPYKRPRTLHDLSEIPRTVTGKPVRNAEILRDAIALNRSVRRAGNPAHLDTDTAIV comes from the coding sequence GTGCCCGGAAACGGAATCGGCATCACCAAGAATTTACTTGCCAACTCGCAGGTAGTGGGCAACGATAAAGTTAATCACCGCCGAGGGGAGCTATCGGCGGCAGGACTATCCCATATTCTTCGATTGGTGGGGATTACCATGGGGGGAACGGCGCTGAAAAGGTCCGTTCGCGGCGAGGGTGCCTGGATCGACGACATATTACTCAAGGGGGACAGTCGCAGAACTGCTCTCCATCTGGGTCGGCCCGTGAGCCTCATGGAACTACGTCGGCTGGTCGTCGATCAGCAGGATCGCCTTGAAGCCGCCGGCCTCAGAGCCGGGGGAACTCTCGCCCTGCGCATGCCTCCGTCCCTCGCGTGCATCGTCGGCATGCTGGCCGGGTGGCGTGCGGGAGCCCAGGTCGCTCTGCTGGACCACCGGTTCACGACCCATGAAGTCGGTAAGGCGATCGCCCGGCTCTCGCCGCAGCTGGTCGTCGAGCCTGTCGAGGAAGGCACTGGCAGGCTCCGCGGATATTTCGAGGTCACTACCCGTATCACCCCGCTGCGTGGCGGGCGGCCGGCCGCCACGGAGCACGCGCTGCTCCAGTTGAGTTCCGGCTCGACCGGTCCCTCCAAGGTGATCGGCCGCACCGTCGGCAGTCTCCTGGAGGAACTCGACCGGTACTCCCGGCTCGACAACTTTCCCGGCCACGGCGAACGCACCGTTGTTCTCGCCTCGATCGTGCACGTCCTCGGCCTCGTCGGCGGCCTGCTCCAGGGACTCGCCGCCGGCTCGGAGGTCGTCCTGGCCAGTACGCAGACGGTCGAGGGAGTTCTCAAGGCCATCGCCGCGGGAGACGCGCCGACCACCGTGCTCGGTGTCCCGTCTCAGGCCGCACTCCTGACCGCGTCCCAGAATCCACCGCGCCTTTCCCAGCTGCGCCGGATGATTGTCGGCGGCGAAATGGTCAGAACCGACGTATGGGAGCGGTTCACGCGCAACTATCACGCTGATTTGGGTGTCATGTACGGTATGACCGAAGTCGGCGTCATCGCCACCGATCTCACCGGATCCACCCGCCCCGGCCTCGCACCGGCACCCGGCATGCGGGTGCGCGTCGAGGACGGCCAGATCCTGCTCGGCCTGACGGCCAACCCGTACGTGGGGAAGGCCGATCCGGCCCGCTTCGTGGACGGATGGCTGCGCACCAAGGACGCGGGCACCATCGACGAGAGCACCGGCCTGCTGACGGTCCAGGGAAGACTGGACTCCCAGGTCTCCATCGGCGGACTGAAGGTCGATCTCTCCGAGGTCGAGGAAACCCTCACTTCCCTGCCGGGGGTCACCGAAGCCGTCGTCGTGCACGGCACCGGTATCGAGGCCTTCGTGAGCGTGACGGACCGCGAGGTCTTCGACGGCCTCGGCGCCCAGCTCGCGGCACGCCTCGCACCGTACAAACGGCCCCGCACGCTGCACGACCTGTCGGAGATCCCACGTACCGTCACCGGAAAGCCGGTTCGCAACGCGGAGATTCTGCGTGACGCCATCGCGCTGAACAGATCAGTCCGGCGTGCCGGAAATCCGGCGCACCTGGACACCGACACCGCCATCGTCTGA
- a CDS encoding phytanoyl-CoA dioxygenase family protein, producing MTVQNATPFVLTDEERTLLPTDEDVDFYIEHGWYLSKKLFTDEEIDLLESASERFYGGHRDRTLPVHPAKLAYWKPEHGPVQRHNDYIHYEDDTIGGILRKPLLGAVAARLAEAEEIRAFQSTLIYKPPAAGEQSNIVPWHFDRHYWATSLSERMLTAFIPFHHCGEEMGTITMVDGSHKWKETAAQDTTSLHFAERDRSELDRMLEENAAYNGAEVRKVAMVIPKGHVSFHHCRTYHGSGANVSDRPRRAISFHLQDGENRYRDFRRSDGTQVAYNHDVLVRKTAQGTPDYSDPEFLPVLWRSS from the coding sequence GTGACTGTTCAGAACGCCACACCGTTCGTACTGACCGACGAGGAGCGCACGCTCCTGCCCACCGACGAGGACGTCGACTTCTACATCGAGCACGGCTGGTACCTGTCCAAGAAGCTCTTCACCGACGAGGAGATCGACCTCCTGGAGTCGGCGAGCGAACGCTTCTACGGCGGTCACCGCGACCGGACCCTGCCGGTGCACCCGGCCAAGCTCGCCTACTGGAAGCCCGAGCACGGCCCCGTTCAGCGGCACAACGACTACATCCACTACGAGGACGACACCATCGGTGGCATCCTGCGCAAGCCGCTGCTCGGCGCGGTGGCCGCGAGGCTCGCCGAGGCCGAGGAGATACGGGCCTTCCAGTCCACCCTGATCTACAAGCCGCCGGCGGCCGGCGAGCAATCGAACATCGTTCCCTGGCACTTTGACCGGCACTACTGGGCCACCTCCCTCTCCGAGCGGATGCTGACCGCGTTCATCCCCTTTCACCACTGCGGTGAGGAGATGGGCACGATCACCATGGTGGACGGCAGCCACAAGTGGAAGGAGACGGCCGCCCAGGACACGACCTCCCTGCACTTCGCCGAGCGCGACCGCAGCGAACTCGACCGGATGCTGGAGGAGAACGCCGCGTACAACGGTGCCGAGGTGCGCAAGGTCGCGATGGTGATCCCGAAGGGGCACGTCAGCTTCCACCACTGCCGCACCTACCACGGCAGCGGGGCCAACGTGAGCGACCGCCCGCGCCGTGCCATCTCCTTCCACCTCCAGGACGGTGAGAACCGCTACCGCGACTTCCGCCGTTCCGACGGCACCCAGGTCGCGTACAACCACGACGTCCTGGTGCGCAAGACGGCTCAGGGGACGCCGGACTACAGCGACCCCGAGTTCCTCCCCGTGCTGTGGCGCAGCAGCTGA
- a CDS encoding beta-ketoacyl-[acyl-carrier-protein] synthase family protein: protein MTATQSNAVVTGLGTFTPLGRGAADVFDALCHSKSGLRRPPVGHLLDGTVGVAGIAPDIEAREVLPPSEGRLVDRFALMALAAADDALADSGIVVGENADPDRVAVVVSSGAGGLTTYEAQAHERVQRGPTSVSPYLLPGMLPNMAAARIAIKYGIRGWSSAIATACAAGAHAVAEAARLIRYGEADVVVCGGAEAPLNATSALAFAHARALANGWDDDPEAASRPFDRRRNGFVLAEGAGVLVIERAEHADARGAGGYADLLGWGATTDAFKPTAPRPDGAGAAQAMRGALRTGGLTPDDVGYINAHGTATRLGDVAETKAVRAVFGDRSPAVSSTKSMTGHLLGGSGAVEAAVCALAISRGTLPPTHNLDEVDPACDLDHVRGSARRGPVQAALSNSFAFGGHNVSLLFGTASTRIKRQKEDERA from the coding sequence ATGACCGCCACACAGTCCAATGCCGTCGTCACGGGCCTCGGAACCTTCACCCCGCTCGGCCGCGGCGCCGCCGACGTCTTCGACGCCCTGTGCCACAGCAAGTCCGGCCTGCGCCGGCCGCCGGTGGGGCATCTCCTCGATGGCACCGTGGGTGTCGCCGGCATCGCCCCGGACATCGAGGCACGGGAGGTACTGCCGCCCAGTGAGGGACGGCTCGTCGACCGCTTCGCCCTGATGGCCCTCGCCGCGGCCGACGACGCCCTCGCCGACTCCGGGATCGTGGTCGGCGAGAACGCCGACCCGGACCGGGTCGCGGTGGTCGTCTCCAGCGGTGCCGGCGGCCTGACCACGTACGAGGCGCAGGCCCACGAGCGGGTCCAGCGCGGCCCCACGTCGGTCAGCCCTTACCTGCTGCCGGGCATGCTGCCGAACATGGCGGCCGCCCGGATCGCCATCAAGTACGGCATCCGCGGCTGGAGTTCGGCCATCGCCACGGCCTGTGCCGCCGGTGCCCACGCGGTGGCGGAGGCCGCCCGGCTGATCCGGTACGGCGAGGCCGACGTAGTGGTCTGCGGCGGCGCCGAGGCTCCGCTCAACGCGACCTCCGCGCTGGCGTTCGCCCACGCGCGGGCGCTGGCGAACGGCTGGGACGACGACCCCGAGGCGGCCAGCCGCCCCTTCGACCGCCGCCGCAACGGGTTCGTCCTCGCGGAGGGTGCCGGAGTACTGGTGATCGAGCGCGCCGAGCACGCGGACGCCCGCGGCGCCGGGGGCTACGCCGACCTCCTCGGGTGGGGTGCCACGACCGACGCCTTCAAGCCCACCGCGCCGCGCCCGGACGGTGCGGGAGCCGCGCAGGCCATGCGCGGGGCGCTCAGGACAGGCGGTCTGACACCTGACGACGTCGGCTACATCAACGCGCACGGCACCGCCACCAGGCTGGGCGACGTCGCCGAGACCAAGGCCGTCCGGGCCGTCTTCGGGGACCGCTCCCCGGCCGTGAGCAGCACCAAGTCGATGACCGGGCATCTGCTCGGTGGCTCCGGTGCCGTGGAGGCGGCCGTCTGCGCCCTCGCGATCTCACGCGGAACGCTGCCACCCACGCACAACCTCGACGAGGTGGACCCGGCCTGCGACCTGGACCACGTCCGGGGCTCGGCTCGGCGCGGGCCGGTCCAGGCCGCCCTCTCCAACTCGTTCGCCTTCGGCGGTCACAACGTCAGTCTTCTCTTCGGCACCGCCAGCACCCGCATCAAGCGACAGAAAGAGGACGAACGCGCATGA
- the hppD gene encoding 4-hydroxyphenylpyruvate dioxygenase translates to MNIGAVDHVEFYVGDAQQSAFYLCTAFGFRLRGHAGPETGRKDSRSLLLRQGGIDIVLTSALTPDHPAAQYVSRHGDGVANIAFEVTDAAKAFETAVERGATPVEEPVVHSGRGTEVVTAAVLGFGDVAHRFTQRTGDPDDFLPGTMEIFAVDPDVNESEQPLRTVDHAAICVPAGELGSTVAFYEKVFGFSQIFEEFIEVGEQAMDSKVVQSPSGKVTFTIIEPVTDRQPGQIDTFLASHGGAGVQHLALLTDDIITTVPALQDRGVAFLQTPGAYYDELSERLGKPDLRMEDLQRTSVLVDQDHWGQVFQIFTQSMHVRKTFFWEVIDRHGARTFGSGNIKALYEAVAREKATA, encoded by the coding sequence ATGAACATCGGAGCCGTGGATCACGTCGAGTTCTACGTGGGCGATGCCCAGCAGTCGGCGTTCTACCTGTGCACCGCGTTCGGCTTCCGGCTGCGCGGTCACGCCGGTCCTGAGACGGGCCGGAAGGACAGCCGGTCCCTGCTGCTGAGGCAGGGTGGTATCGACATCGTGCTGACCTCGGCGCTGACCCCGGACCACCCGGCGGCGCAGTACGTCTCCCGGCACGGCGACGGGGTGGCCAACATCGCGTTCGAGGTCACTGACGCCGCCAAGGCGTTCGAGACGGCGGTCGAGCGGGGAGCGACCCCGGTCGAGGAGCCCGTCGTGCACAGCGGGCGCGGCACCGAGGTCGTCACCGCGGCCGTGCTCGGCTTCGGAGACGTCGCGCACCGGTTCACGCAGCGGACCGGTGACCCGGACGACTTCCTGCCCGGCACGATGGAGATCTTCGCCGTCGACCCCGACGTGAACGAGAGCGAGCAGCCGCTGCGCACCGTGGACCACGCGGCGATCTGTGTGCCGGCGGGCGAGCTGGGGTCGACGGTCGCCTTCTACGAGAAGGTCTTCGGGTTCAGCCAGATCTTCGAGGAGTTCATCGAGGTCGGCGAGCAGGCCATGGACTCCAAGGTGGTGCAGAGCCCGTCCGGCAAGGTCACCTTCACGATCATCGAGCCTGTGACCGACCGTCAGCCCGGCCAGATCGACACCTTCCTGGCCAGCCACGGCGGCGCGGGGGTGCAGCACCTCGCCCTGCTCACCGACGACATCATCACCACCGTCCCGGCCCTGCAGGACCGCGGCGTCGCCTTCCTGCAGACGCCCGGCGCCTACTACGACGAACTGTCGGAGCGCCTGGGCAAGCCCGACCTGCGCATGGAGGACCTGCAACGCACCAGCGTCCTGGTCGACCAGGACCACTGGGGCCAGGTCTTCCAGATCTTCACGCAGTCGATGCACGTGCGGAAGACCTTCTTCTGGGAGGTCATCGACCGGCACGGCGCACGCACCTTCGGCAGCGGCAACATCAAGGCCCTCTACGAGGCCGTGGCCCGTGAGAAGGCGACGGCCTGA
- a CDS encoding acyl carrier protein, translated as MTSEVEKFVIEALANMNYDVSEVTGDTPLGPAGLDLESLSVAEIAIQVEDTYGVKFEEDEMESVALFTVAGLVKEIVNRASAAAATR; from the coding sequence ATGACCAGTGAAGTCGAGAAGTTCGTCATCGAGGCGTTGGCAAACATGAACTACGACGTGTCCGAGGTAACCGGCGACACCCCGCTCGGCCCCGCCGGCCTGGACCTGGAGTCGCTCTCGGTCGCCGAGATCGCGATCCAGGTCGAGGACACGTACGGAGTGAAGTTCGAGGAGGACGAGATGGAGTCCGTCGCGCTCTTCACCGTCGCCGGCCTCGTCAAGGAGATAGTCAACCGGGCCTCCGCCGCTGCGGCGACCCGGTGA
- a CDS encoding alpha-hydroxy acid oxidase — MALLTLHEYETAARKQLSGPVWDFLSGGSGTESMVSAGREALDRIRLRPRCLVDVSDCDPGTSVLGANLAAPLGIAPMAYHRLVHPEGELATARAAGEAGVLFTVSMFASHTLEDIAAEATGPLWLQLYWLKRRELLVDLVRRAEAAGYGALVLTVDAPRVARRPRDARNGFSVPEDVRAVNVDPSVMSASHVNTPGESALARHSRERFDASITWEDLAWLRELTSLPLVLKGLLTGEDAELALKCEVDGIIVSNHGGRQLDFAQPAAEALVEIAEVVSGRCPVILDGAIRHGADIAKALCLGADSVFVGRPVLWGLAHSGSAGASAVLRLLTEEFEEVMALMGAPRVPHFGPAGITRK, encoded by the coding sequence GTGGCGTTGTTGACGCTTCATGAGTACGAGACGGCTGCCCGAAAGCAGCTGTCGGGACCGGTTTGGGACTTCCTGTCGGGTGGGAGCGGGACCGAGTCGATGGTGTCGGCCGGCCGGGAGGCCCTCGACCGGATCCGGCTGCGGCCACGCTGTCTGGTCGACGTGTCGGACTGCGATCCCGGCACCTCGGTGCTGGGTGCGAACCTCGCGGCACCGTTGGGGATCGCTCCGATGGCCTACCATCGGCTCGTCCACCCCGAAGGGGAACTCGCCACCGCTCGCGCCGCCGGGGAGGCGGGTGTGCTCTTCACGGTCAGCATGTTCGCGAGCCATACGCTCGAGGACATCGCCGCGGAGGCCACGGGACCGCTGTGGCTTCAGCTCTACTGGCTGAAGCGACGCGAACTCCTGGTCGATCTTGTGCGACGGGCGGAGGCCGCCGGGTACGGTGCGCTGGTACTGACCGTCGACGCGCCGAGAGTCGCCCGCCGTCCGCGGGACGCGCGCAACGGCTTCAGCGTGCCGGAGGATGTCCGCGCGGTGAACGTCGACCCCTCGGTCATGTCCGCGTCCCATGTCAACACACCGGGCGAGTCCGCCCTCGCGCGGCATTCCCGGGAACGGTTCGACGCCTCCATCACCTGGGAGGATCTGGCCTGGCTGCGGGAGCTCACAAGCCTGCCTCTGGTACTGAAAGGCTTACTCACCGGAGAGGATGCCGAACTCGCCCTCAAATGCGAGGTCGACGGAATCATCGTATCCAATCACGGGGGTAGGCAGCTCGATTTCGCGCAACCTGCGGCGGAGGCACTCGTGGAGATTGCCGAAGTTGTCTCCGGCCGTTGTCCGGTTATCCTGGACGGGGCGATCAGACATGGCGCCGACATTGCCAAAGCCCTCTGTTTGGGTGCGGATTCCGTTTTTGTCGGACGGCCCGTCCTCTGGGGGTTGGCACACTCCGGAAGCGCCGGCGCGTCCGCCGTACTCCGGTTGCTGACCGAGGAGTTCGAGGAAGTCATGGCCCTGATGGGGGCACCCCGTGTTCCGCATTTCGGACCTGCGGGCATCACTCGGAAGTGA
- a CDS encoding 4'-phosphopantetheinyl transferase family protein — MDPDTVTVLWCTTDGGERRKARTLLLRNAADRLGVPESEIWVEHEPGGRPFLGGAGAGVRVSVAHTRGALAIALTGGAQIGVDVEGVRRLRAESMARAWLHPVETAWISGLPERERSMAFLWLWTQKEAVGKALGQGLRGGGMSRRMPIEEHWPPGPHSLPAPRPLPGFDGLVSCAALVNDGRHVIGVALHGDAAGGSDDGGVGVQVRRISGTPD; from the coding sequence ATGGACCCGGACACTGTGACGGTGCTGTGGTGCACCACGGACGGGGGAGAGCGCCGGAAGGCGCGCACCCTGTTGCTGCGGAACGCGGCCGACAGGCTCGGCGTCCCGGAGTCCGAGATATGGGTGGAACACGAACCCGGCGGCCGTCCGTTTCTCGGCGGGGCCGGTGCGGGTGTGCGCGTGAGCGTTGCCCACACGCGCGGAGCTCTGGCCATCGCTCTGACCGGCGGAGCTCAGATCGGGGTGGATGTGGAAGGGGTACGGAGGCTGCGCGCCGAGTCGATGGCCCGAGCGTGGCTCCATCCCGTGGAGACGGCTTGGATCAGCGGACTGCCGGAGCGGGAACGCTCAATGGCGTTCCTGTGGTTGTGGACTCAGAAGGAGGCGGTGGGCAAGGCACTGGGCCAGGGACTGCGCGGTGGTGGTATGAGTCGTCGTATGCCGATCGAGGAGCATTGGCCTCCCGGCCCGCACTCGCTTCCGGCTCCGCGCCCGCTGCCCGGCTTCGACGGTCTGGTGTCCTGTGCGGCCCTGGTGAATGACGGCCGCCATGTCATCGGCGTCGCACTGCACGGTGACGCCGCGGGTGGTTCAGACGATGGCGGTGTCGGTGTCCAGGTGCGCCGGATTTCCGGCACGCCGGACTGA
- a CDS encoding class I adenylate-forming enzyme family protein: MNPKNERAELAADQRLGVGNVLTTLIERGAGLDTLTLTFDTEVHGYPAWQALTLAQLGEVVTARASTLHALGVKPRDVVAVWVTDGADQVLSYLALARLGAIPALINGRVPAEQVAEYIKRLRAVGVIADTPHWDGLSSAGNTTPLLADPADLDKGDPGTAPKPYRHHGNEPVVITHSSGTTGLPKAVIHSHHSLFAAIRHRLSLPKGQGLDRMLGALPSAHAATVIAVNLALTNRAQLAVMSQQTGSVVLDTIEAWKPASVLGFAATWSELASEDLSKRDMESVRTWWNTGDCAHEAHIRKLIATGTRESVTAQGRVRTPGSHFVDGLGSSEMGHSQFHITHTLDTNRYGRCIGKPHAFSDVAVVDDNGEKLGADEVGQLAVSAPTLSLGYWNDSVTTYQTRRDGYFLTGDLVYRDTDGYYYHVDRAVDAVNLDDGHRLYTMLCEERVLADCADVLECTVVAVPTHGKVVTSVLLMLDAEADHEADRTAEVLAALDPRVARTVERVVVVNPDRIPLGATGKVRKFLLRQRFLDGELLAHESPAKQVTV; this comes from the coding sequence ATGAACCCGAAGAACGAGCGCGCGGAACTCGCCGCCGATCAGCGGCTCGGCGTGGGCAACGTGCTGACCACACTGATCGAACGGGGCGCCGGCCTCGACACCTTGACCCTGACCTTCGACACCGAGGTGCACGGCTACCCGGCCTGGCAGGCCCTCACCCTGGCCCAGCTCGGGGAGGTCGTCACCGCCCGTGCCTCCACACTGCACGCCCTCGGCGTCAAGCCCCGGGACGTCGTCGCCGTCTGGGTGACGGACGGCGCCGACCAGGTCCTCAGCTACCTGGCGCTGGCCCGTCTGGGTGCGATCCCCGCGCTCATCAACGGCAGAGTGCCGGCCGAACAGGTGGCCGAGTACATCAAGCGGCTGCGTGCCGTCGGGGTCATCGCCGATACCCCGCACTGGGACGGGCTGTCCTCGGCGGGCAACACCACACCGCTGCTCGCGGACCCGGCCGACCTGGACAAGGGCGACCCCGGCACGGCTCCGAAACCGTACCGGCACCACGGCAACGAGCCCGTCGTCATCACCCACTCCTCCGGGACGACCGGCCTGCCCAAGGCGGTCATCCACTCCCACCACAGCCTGTTCGCGGCCATCCGCCACCGGCTGTCGCTGCCCAAGGGCCAGGGACTGGACCGGATGCTGGGCGCGCTGCCGTCGGCGCACGCGGCCACCGTCATCGCCGTGAACCTCGCTCTCACCAACCGGGCCCAACTGGCCGTGATGTCCCAGCAGACCGGTTCCGTCGTGCTCGACACCATCGAGGCGTGGAAGCCGGCCAGTGTCCTCGGCTTCGCCGCCACCTGGTCGGAGCTCGCGAGCGAGGACCTGTCGAAGCGCGACATGGAGTCCGTGCGCACCTGGTGGAACACCGGTGACTGCGCGCACGAGGCGCACATCCGCAAGCTCATCGCCACCGGCACGCGTGAGTCCGTCACCGCGCAGGGGCGGGTGCGGACCCCCGGTTCGCACTTCGTGGACGGTCTGGGCTCCTCGGAGATGGGGCACTCCCAGTTCCACATCACCCACACCCTCGACACCAACCGCTACGGCCGGTGCATCGGCAAGCCGCACGCCTTCTCCGACGTGGCGGTCGTCGACGACAACGGCGAGAAGCTGGGTGCCGACGAGGTCGGCCAGCTCGCCGTCAGCGCGCCCACGCTGTCGCTGGGTTACTGGAACGACTCGGTGACCACCTATCAGACCCGCCGGGACGGCTACTTCCTCACCGGCGACCTCGTCTACCGGGACACGGACGGCTACTACTACCACGTCGACCGCGCCGTGGACGCGGTGAACCTCGACGACGGTCACCGCCTCTACACCATGCTGTGCGAGGAACGGGTGCTGGCGGACTGCGCCGACGTGCTGGAGTGCACGGTCGTGGCCGTACCGACCCACGGCAAGGTCGTCACCTCCGTCCTGCTCATGCTGGACGCGGAGGCGGACCACGAGGCCGACCGGACCGCGGAGGTGCTTGCCGCGCTGGATCCGCGTGTGGCCCGCACCGTCGAGCGCGTGGTCGTGGTCAACCCGGACCGCATCCCGCTCGGCGCGACCGGCAAGGTCCGCAAGTTCCTGCTCCGCCAGCGGTTCCTCGACGGCGAGCTGCTCGCCCACGAGTCCCCCGCGAAGCAGGTGACCGTATGA